In Candidatus Sedimenticola sp. (ex Thyasira tokunagai), the following proteins share a genomic window:
- the rho gene encoding transcription termination factor Rho yields MNLTELKKIPVAELTELARSMKLDNMARSRKQDLIFAILKSHAKKGEDIHGDGVLEILQDGFGFLRSADASYLAGPDDIYVSPSQIRRFSLRTGDTISGKIRPPKESERYFALLKVDEINYDKPENAKHKILFENFTPLFANQKFTLEKGNGSTEDITARTIELCAPIGKGQRGLIVSPPKAGKTMLMQNIAQSIGHNHPECYLIVLLIDERPEEVTEMARSVRGEVISSTFDEPAARHVQVADMVIEKAKRLVEHNKDVVILLDSITRLARAYNTVIPSSGKVLTGGVDANALHRPKRFFGAARNVEEGGSLTIIATALVETGSRMDDVIYEEFKGTGNMEIHLDRRIAEKRIFPAININRSGTRREDLLMKQDELQKMWILRKILHPMDELAAMEFLFDKLKVTKTNEEFFSSMRR; encoded by the coding sequence ATGAACCTCACCGAACTTAAGAAAATACCCGTTGCCGAACTGACCGAACTGGCCAGGTCCATGAAACTGGATAATATGGCGCGTTCCCGTAAGCAGGATCTGATCTTTGCCATCCTTAAGTCCCACGCCAAGAAGGGTGAGGATATCCATGGTGATGGTGTATTGGAGATACTGCAGGATGGTTTCGGTTTTCTGCGTTCGGCGGATGCTTCCTATCTCGCCGGGCCGGACGATATTTATGTCTCGCCCAGTCAGATCCGGCGCTTCAGTTTGCGTACAGGCGATACCATCTCCGGTAAGATTCGCCCGCCCAAGGAGAGTGAACGCTACTTCGCCCTCCTTAAGGTTGATGAGATCAACTACGATAAACCGGAGAACGCCAAGCACAAGATCCTGTTTGAGAATTTCACTCCGCTGTTTGCCAATCAAAAATTCACCCTGGAGAAGGGTAACGGAAGTACCGAGGATATTACTGCGCGTACCATCGAGTTGTGTGCGCCCATCGGTAAGGGACAGCGTGGATTGATCGTTTCTCCGCCGAAAGCGGGTAAGACAATGCTGATGCAGAACATTGCTCAGTCCATTGGTCACAACCATCCTGAGTGTTACCTGATTGTTCTGCTTATTGATGAGCGTCCTGAAGAGGTGACGGAGATGGCTCGTTCGGTGCGTGGAGAGGTGATATCTTCAACCTTCGATGAGCCCGCAGCTCGCCATGTCCAGGTGGCTGATATGGTGATTGAGAAGGCCAAGCGTCTGGTTGAGCATAACAAGGACGTGGTGATTCTGCTTGACTCCATCACCCGTCTGGCCCGCGCCTACAATACCGTTATCCCCTCGTCCGGCAAAGTGTTGACCGGTGGTGTTGACGCTAATGCTCTGCACCGTCCCAAACGTTTCTTTGGTGCGGCGCGTAATGTAGAGGAGGGCGGTAGCCTGACGATTATCGCCACCGCCTTGGTTGAGACCGGCTCACGCATGGATGATGTGATCTATGAGGAGTTCAAGGGCACCGGCAATATGGAGATTCATTTGGATCGCCGCATTGCCGAGAAACGGATTTTCCCTGCAATTAACATCAACCGCTCCGGCACTCGCCGCGAAGATCTGCTGATGAAGCAGGATGAGCTGCAGAAGATGTGGATTTTGCGCAAGATCCTCCACCCAATGGATGAGTTGGCTGCAATGGAATTTCTCTTCGACAAACTGAAGGTGACCAAGACCAACGAGGAGTTCTTCTCGTCAATGAGGCGGTAA
- the trxA gene encoding thioredoxin TrxA → MSEQIVHVTDDSFEAEVLQADQPVLVDYWAEWCGPCKMIAPVLDEIAGEYSDRVKIAKLNIDDNPNTPPRYGIRGIPTLMLFKDGEVEATKVGAVSKSQLIAFIDSNL, encoded by the coding sequence GTGAGTGAACAGATTGTTCATGTGACCGATGATTCATTCGAAGCGGAAGTGCTTCAGGCTGACCAGCCGGTATTGGTCGACTATTGGGCTGAGTGGTGTGGTCCTTGCAAGATGATTGCACCGGTACTTGATGAGATTGCAGGCGAGTACAGCGACCGGGTCAAGATCGCTAAGCTGAATATAGATGACAACCCCAATACGCCCCCCCGCTATGGTATTCGTGGCATCCCCACCCTGATGTTATTTAAAGATGGTGAGGTTGAGGCAACTAAAGTGGGCGCTGTATCCAAATCGCAGCTGATTGCTTTTATCGATAGCAACCTATAA
- the rhlB gene encoding ATP-dependent RNA helicase RhlB, with the protein MTEKHLTDIRFDSFDFPKELAQGVEDTGFSFCTPIQAETIPIALDGRDVAGQAQTGTGKTAAFLLATYHNLLTKPDSEGRKLNQPRALILAPTRELAIQIHKDAEVLGRHTGLKLGLVFGGTGYEQQRQQLQDGVDILIGTPGRMIDYFKQHVFNLKAAQVVVLDEADRMLDLGFIKDIRYLLRRCPDPVKRLGLLFSATLSYRVLELAYEHMNNPESVKIETEKVTADKVTQTCYMTANNEKISLLIGLLRKMDAHRSIIFVNTKRGCDLVWGFLEGNGFKAAVLSGDVPQKKRMSLLTQFQNGELAILVATDVAARGLHIPDVSHIFNFDLPEDAEDYVHRIGRTARAGASGDAISFACETHSFALPDIETYIGHRMPMQPVTDELLAEIDPKSRVIPDRPARDNRRGGGRPRQGGRGRSGGGNHRQRR; encoded by the coding sequence ATGACTGAAAAACACTTAACCGACATACGATTTGACAGCTTTGACTTTCCAAAAGAACTAGCTCAAGGCGTTGAAGATACAGGATTTTCTTTTTGCACCCCGATCCAGGCAGAGACTATTCCTATCGCCCTCGACGGTCGTGATGTCGCCGGTCAGGCGCAGACGGGAACAGGCAAAACAGCCGCCTTTTTGCTCGCCACATACCACAATTTGCTGACAAAACCGGACTCCGAAGGGCGAAAACTGAACCAGCCAAGGGCTCTTATCCTCGCTCCGACCCGTGAACTGGCTATACAGATTCATAAAGATGCAGAGGTACTCGGACGACATACCGGCCTAAAACTTGGTCTGGTTTTCGGTGGCACAGGTTATGAGCAGCAGCGTCAGCAGCTGCAGGATGGCGTTGACATCCTCATCGGCACCCCCGGCCGCATGATCGACTACTTCAAGCAGCATGTATTCAACCTGAAGGCAGCCCAAGTGGTGGTGCTGGATGAGGCGGACCGCATGCTTGACCTCGGATTTATCAAAGATATCCGCTACCTGCTGCGCCGCTGCCCCGACCCGGTCAAGCGGCTTGGCCTGCTCTTCTCCGCCACCCTATCCTATCGGGTACTTGAGCTCGCCTATGAGCACATGAACAATCCCGAGTCAGTGAAAATTGAAACTGAAAAGGTGACAGCGGACAAGGTCACCCAGACCTGTTACATGACCGCCAACAACGAAAAGATTTCATTGCTCATCGGCCTACTGCGGAAGATGGATGCTCACCGCTCCATCATCTTCGTCAACACCAAGCGGGGGTGCGACCTGGTATGGGGGTTCCTTGAGGGTAACGGATTCAAAGCTGCGGTGCTCTCAGGCGATGTACCCCAGAAAAAGCGCATGAGCCTGCTGACCCAGTTTCAGAACGGTGAGCTGGCCATTCTGGTGGCCACCGATGTAGCGGCCCGCGGCTTGCACATCCCCGATGTCTCCCACATCTTTAACTTCGACCTGCCGGAAGATGCTGAGGATTATGTCCACCGCATCGGTCGCACCGCCAGGGCGGGGGCCAGCGGTGACGCTATCAGCTTCGCCTGCGAAACCCACTCTTTCGCCCTGCCGGATATCGAAACCTATATCGGCCACCGCATGCCAATGCAGCCGGTAACCGATGAGCTA